AGATCGTGCGCAGGCTGGCCGACGAAGGCCAGATCGTGCTAGCAAGCAAGGGTGGAGACGAGGGCCTTGTCGAATAACAATGTGATTCCGGCCGAGTCGCTGGGGCAGTGGAAGTCCTGGCAGTTTGGCGAGTTGGGCGAACAGCCCGCCGCAGCGCAGCCGCAGCCGGAAAGCGACCCGGAAACCAGCGAACCCCCTGCACAGGGGGTTTCTGCATTGGAGCCTGCAGAGGGTGAAGCGGCGCCGGCGGAGGAGGCCGAGCTGGAAGAAGCGCCGCTGGCTTACCCGACGGCGGCCGAGCTGGAGGCTATCCACCAGGAGGCGTGGCAGGCCGGCTTCGATGCCGGGCAGCAGGAAGGCTTGCAGCAGGGGCGTGCGGTTGGTGAAACCAGCGCGCAGAACGAGGCCAATGCCCGTTTTGCCGAGCATTGGCAGCCGCTCGCAGCGATGCAGCAATCGTTCGAGCAACAGCTGCAGCTGCTGGGCGAGGAGCTGTCGGCGGATGTGCTGGTGCTGGCGGTGGAGCTGGCCGAGCGCATTGTGGCCACGCGCATTGAGGTGGACCCGGAGCAGATGCTGCCATTGCTGCAGCAGGCGCTGGAGGAGATCGGGCAGGGGCTGCAACAGGCACGCATCCGGGCCAATCCGGCCGATATCGAGGTTATCGAAGCCTTTGCGGCCAACGCCTACCCCGGGGTGAGCTGGCAGTGGCTGCCGGACGAGGCTGTGGAGCGTGGCGGCTGCGTGATCGACACCCCACAGCGCAAGATCGACCTTGGCCTGCCGCAACGCCTGCAGCTGCTGCGGCGGGCGCTGGGAGTGCAGGATGAGTGAGCTGCTGCTCGATCAGCGCCGCTTTTTGCAGTCCTGCCGCGAGGCGGCGGCCCAGGTGCCGCTGTGGCAGGTGCAGGGCCAGCTGGTGCGTGTCACCGGCCTGGTGATGGAGGCGATCGGCCTGCGCCTGCCGGTGGGCAGTGCCTGCACGGTGGAGGTGGCGCCGGGGCACCAGGTGGAAGCCGAAGTGGTCGGCTTTGCCGAAGACCGCTTGTTCCTGATGCCGCTGACCAATATCCAGGGCCTGCTGCCCGGCACACCGGTGAAGCCGGTGGTATCGTTCCAGCCGCCCGACTACCAGCAAAGCGGCGTCAAGCCCGAGGTCAATGGCCCGCTGGGGCGGCAGGTGCCGGTAGGCACCAGCCTGCTGGGGCGGGTGCTGGATTCGCTGGGGCGGCCGCTGGACGGCAAGGGCCCGGTGTACCCGGATGCCTATTTTCCGCTGTACAGCCAGCCGCTGAACCCCTTGCACCGTACCCCGGTGCACGACGTGCTGGACGTGGGCGTCAAGGCCATCAACGGCCTGCTCACCGTTGGCCGCGGCCAACGTCTGGGCCTGTTTGCCGGCTCCGGCGTCGGCAAGTCGGTACTGCTGGGCATGATGGCGCGCTTCACCCGCGCCGACGTGGTGGTGGTGGGGCTGATCGGCGAACGCGGCCGCGAGGTGAAGGACTTCATCGAAAACATCCTGGGTGAGGAAGGGCTGGCGCGCTCGGTGGTGGTGGCGGCGCCGGCCGACATGCCGCCGCTGATGCGCCTGCATGGCTCTGCCTACGCCACCGCGCTGGCGGAATACTTCCGCGCCCAGGGGCTGGACGTGCTGCTGCTGATGGATTCGGTAACCCGTTATGCCATGGCGCAGCGCGAGATCGCACTGGCCATCGGCGAGCCGCCGGTGAGCAAGGGGTACCCGCCTTCGGTGTTCGCCAAGCTGCCGCAGCTGATCGAACGCGCCGGCAACGGCGAGGATGGTGGCGGTTCGATTACCGCCTTCTATACCGTGCTGTCGGAGGGGGATGACCAGCAGGATCCGATCGCCGACTCGGCGCGGGCGATTCTGGATGGTCACTTCGTGCTGTCGCGTGAGCTGGCAGAGTCAGGCCACTACCCGGCCATCGATATCGAGCAGTCCATCTCGCGGGTGATGGTGGACGTGGTCAGCCGCTCGCATATGGATTCGGCGCGGCGCTTCAAGCAACTGTTCTCGCGCTATCAGCGCAGCCGCGACCTGATCAGCGTGGGGGCTTATGTGCCGGGCTCGGACCCGATGCTGGACGAGGCGATTCGCCGCCACAGCCAGATGGTGTCGTTCCTGACCCAGTCCATGCACGAGAATGTCGATTTTTCCGCCTGCAGCAACCTGCTGGGCGAGACCCTGGCCGGCTGAGCTGACGAGCATCGGCCATGAGCAAGTTCGCCCTGCTGCTACGCCTTGCCAACGACCGCCTGGACGCGGCGGCCGAGCGCATGCGCAAGGCGCAGCAGGCACAGCTGCAGGCGCAGCAGATGCTGCAGCAGCTGGAAGGCTTCATTGCCGATTACCAGCAACGCATGTTGCAGAGCGGGCAGGCCGGCATGTCGATAGCGCAGTGGCAGGATTACCGCCTGTTCATGCAGAAGCTGGACGACGCCCGCGAGCAGCAGCTGGGCCAGGTGGAATTGAGCGCGCAACGTTTCATGGTGGAAAAGCAGGCCTGGCTGCAGGAGCGGCGCAAGCTCAAATCCTTCGAGGTGCTGCAAAAGCGCGAGGAGCAGCGGGCCGCCCTGGGGCAGAAGCGTCGCGAGCAAAAGACGCTGGACGAGTTTGCCGCGCGCATCAAGAAGTCCTGAACGCCCTGGCACGCAATCTGCTTTATCCGCGCATCCAGTCAATGAGGGCGAGCTGCCATGGCCCATGCAATCACTTCCGCTAAAGGTCTTGCCGTAACCCTGCAGGCCGCCAGTGCCGCCACGGGTAATGCCGCCGGTGCTGGCGCACAGCCGAACGACAACAGCGTGTTCTCCCAGCTGCTGACCCAGCTGCAGCCGCTGATGACAGCCAACGGCAGCAGCCTGCCACAGCTGGACAGCCTGCTGGCGGATGGCAAGTCTGGCGCTGCGGCCGACAAGCTGCTGCTGAGCAGCACACTGTCGGGTGACGGCCAGGGCACGGTGGATGCCGCTTCGCTTGCCCAGATGCTGCAGAGCATGATGGCGGCGGCGCAGCCGGCAACGGCGGCCGAGGATGCCGGACGGCAGCAATTGCCAGCAGCGGCAGGAATTGCCGCTCAACTGGAGTCATTGCCGTTGACCATGCAGCAGAGCGGCCAGGCGGGCAATCTGCTGCACGCGGATGTGAAACCGGCGGCTACCGAACAGACCACTGTGTCGGGAGCATCGGGGCTGCAGCAGGCGCTGAAGCAACTGGCCGACAGTTTGCAGGCTGCGCAGTCCGGTGCGCCGGCCGCCACACCGGCAGCGTCTTCCGGCCTGGCGGCAGCCAAGGGCAAGGAAGTGCTGCCGGACGATGTGCGGCTGATGTTCCGCGCCGAAGGCCGCCTGGAGCGCGACGACACCCAGCCTCTGGATGGCAAGCTGCTGGCCGGCCAGGCCGGGGCACTGGCCGCCGGCAGCGCGTCGCAGCCGGTGCAGACCAACCCGGCCACGCAGGAAATCAGCCAGCCGATGACCCGCGACAGCAGCGCCTGGCGGCAGGCATTTGCCGACAAGGTCAGCAATATGGTGCAGCTGAAGCTGGATTCCGCCAGCATTAAAGTCACGCCTGAACATCTCGGCCCACTGGATATCTCGATCAGCTTCGATTCGCAAAACAAGGCGCAGATCAGCGTGGTTGCGGCCAACCATGCCGCGCGCGAGATCGTGGCCAGCGGCTTGCCGCAGCTGGGCAAGATGCTGGAGCAGTCCGGCATCCAGCTGGGCAACGTGGAGGTCAGCTCGCAGCAGCAGTTTGCCCGCCAGCAGGATCAGCAGTGGCAAGGCCAGCAACAGGGGCGCCAGCGCCAGCAGCAGCGCGATGGCTACACCCCGCAGGCGGACGATATGCTGGCCGGCGCCGGGGCAGTGGATGCCGCGGCGGCGGTGGGCACATCGGATCAGCTGAGTATTCGCGCCTGATATAAAGTGCTTTTCGCAGGCAGCTCTGTTCAACCGGCGTGGAAATGGAGAAAATAGTACGTAACGATTTCCCGCTAGCGAGTTGACCAGAAAATGGCTGAAAAGAAGGAAGAAACCAAGGCCCCCGTGGCCGCTGCGCCGGCAGGTGGCAACAAGAAGCTGATGATCATTGTCATCGTGCTGCTGGTGGTGCTGCTGGCAGCCATTGGCGGGCTGGCGACCTATCTGATCCTGGGGCAGTCGCATGCTCCTGCATCTGCCAGCGCTGCGCATGCCGAAGAGGCCAAGCCGAAGAAAGAGAAAAAGGAAGGTCCGCCGATTTTCGAAAAGCTGGATTCCTTTGTCGTCAACCTGACGGGTGGGCCCACCGCGCCTATGCTGCAGGTAGAGATGCAGGCGGAACTGTCCAACGAAGAGGCCAAGAACAATTTCAAGGCCTACACGCCCAAGATTCGCAGCGCAGTCATCCTGTTGCTGTCTTCCAAGAGTGAGCAGGAGCTGTCCACACCGGATGGCAAGGTCAAGCTGCGTGCCCAGATCAAGCGCATCATGAACGAGGCGATGGACGCCGCCGATACCGAGCCGGTGGAAGGGGTGATGTTCACTTCCTTCATCATTCAGCAGCAGTAACACGGCAAGCGAGCTATGGCCGACGAGATCCTGTCCCAGGAAGAGGTAGACGCGCTACTGCGCGGTGTTACCGGGGAAGAGGAAGATGATGGCGATTCCGGCGACGGAAGCACGATACGCTCCTACGACATCGGTCGGCAGGAGCGTATCGTCCGTGGCCGCATGCCGACGCTGGAAATCATCAACGAGCGTTTTGCCCGTAACCTGCGCATCGGTTTCTTCAACTTCATCCGCCGCAATGCCGAAATTTCGGTAGGGCCGGTGCGGGTGCAGAAGTACAGCGAGTTCATCCGCAACCTGGTGGTGCCCACCAACCTCAACCTGGTACATATCAAGCCGCTGCGTGGCACCGGCCTGCTGATTTTCGACCCGGACCTGGTGTTCCTGGTGGTGGACAACCTGTTTGGCAGCGATGGCCGCTTCCACGTGCGGGTGGAAGGCCGCGACTTCACGCCTACCGAGCAGCGCATCATCCAGAAACTGCTGGAAGTGGTGTTCACCGAGTACCAGAAAGCGTGGGAGCCGGTGTACCCGATCGAGTTCGGCTATATCCGCTCCGAGATGAACACCCAGTTCGCCAACATCGCCACGCCCACCGAAGTGGTGGTAGCGGTGACTTTCCACATCGAACTGGGCGCCGGCGGTGGCGACTTCCACGTCTGCCTGCCGTACTCGATGGTGGAGCCGCTGCGCGACCTGCTGGCCAGTACCATGCAGGCCGACCGTACCGAGGTGGACAACCGCTGGGTCAACCTGATGCAGCGCCAGGTACAGGCGGCGGAGGTGGAACTGGTGGCAACGCTGGCCCAGGCCAAGATTACCCTGGGGCAGATACTGAACCTGAAGGAAGGGGACGTCGTGATGGTGGACGTTCCGGAAAAGATCGTGGCGGATGTATCGGGAATCCCGGTATTGTCCTGCACCTATGGCACGGTTTCGGGCAACTACGCGTTGAAGGTGGAAGAAATTCTGGCCGGCGCGCACGACCTGGCCGACATGCCCAATGGAGAAAACGAAAATGGCTGAAGAACAAGGCTTTGACCCGGATTCCGTCGCCGGCATGGAAGGCGGCGGCGACGATGTCATGGATGACTGGGCCGCCGCCATGGCGGAGCAGGAACAGGCTGACAGCACTGCCGCAGAAGTGAAGCCGGCCACCTCGCTGTTCCAGGATTTTTCCGCTGCCGCCGGTGCGCAGTCGGTGCCGCAGAACCTGGACATGATCCTGGATATCCCGGTACAGCTGACCGTGGAGCTGGGGCGCACCAAGATCGCCATCCGCAACCTGCTGCAACTGGCGCAGGGCTCGGTGGTGGAGCTGGATGGCCTGGCCGGCGAGCCGATGGACGTGCTGGTGAACGGCTGTCTGATCGCCCAGGGCGAAGTGGTGGTGGTGAACGACAAGTTCGGTATCCGCCTGACCGATATCATTACCCCGGCGGAGCGCCTGCGCCGGCTGCAAAAATAATCATGTTACGCATTCTGTTCTGTTTGCTGCTTGCTGCGCCCGCGTTCGCGGCCCCTCCCGCAGAGGGGCCGTCGCCGTTATGGGGCATGTTGCAGGTCATCTTCGGCCTGCTGCTGGTACTGGCTGCCATTGTCGGCATTGCCTGGTTCTTCCGCCGCTTTTCCATGGGCGCCATGCTGGGCCGCATCCAGCCGGCGCGGGTGGTCAGCGGGGTGATGGTCGGCCCGCACGAGCGGGTGGTGATCGTGGAGCTGGCCGAGGAGTGGCTGGTGCTGGGGGTGACCTCGCGCAACGTCAACCTGCTGAAAACCATGCCCAAACCGGAAGGCAGCGATGCCGGCCAGCCTGCGGCCAACCCGCCGTTCGCGCAGTGGCTGGCCACGGCCATGGACAAGGCCCGCAAGCGCCAGGGGGACGGCGACAAATGAAATGGAAGTTGAGTTTCGGCCTGCTGCTGTCGCTATTGCCGGCCGCGGTGTGGGCTGCTGGCCTGCCGATGATGACCAGTACCCCGGCAGCGGGGGGCGGGCAGAACTATTCGCTCAGCCTGCAGATGCTGCTGCTGATGACCGGCCTGAGCTTCATCCCGGCCATGGTGCTGATGATGACGGCGTTCACCCGCATCATCATCGTGCTGTCGCTGCTGCGCCAGGCGCTGGGTACCGTGCAGTCGCCACCCAACCAGGTGATGATAGGACTGGCGCTGTTCCTGACCGTGTTCGTGATGGCGCCGACGCTGGACGAGGTGTACACCAAGGCCTGGGTGCCGCTGTCCGAGGACAAGATATCCTTCCAGCAGGCGGCGGATGAAGCCGCCAAGCCGATGAAGGCCTTCATGCTGACGCAGACGCGCGAGAAGGATCTGGCGTTCTTCATCGAGATTTCCAAGTCGCCGCCGCCGGCCACCAAGGCCGATGTGTCGTTGAAGACCCTGGTGCCGGCGTTTGCGATCAGCGAGCTGAAAACCGCGTTCCAGATCGGCTTCATGATCTTCATCCCCTTCCTGATCATCGACCTGGTGGTGGCCAGCATTCTGATGGCGATGGGCATGATGATGGTGTCTCCGGTGATGATCTCGCTGCCGTTCAAGATGATGCTGTTCGTGCTGGTGGATGGCTGGACCTTGCTGATGGGCTCGCTGGTGCAGAGCTTCGGCACGCATTGAAGGAAACGACATGACGCCGGAAACCGTCATCAACCTGGTGCAGAACGCACTGTACGTGCTGATCCTGGTGGCTGCGCCACCGTTGGCCGCATCGTTGCTGGTGGGCCTGCTGGTGAGCATCCTGCAGGCGGCCACCCAGATCAACGAAATGACGCTGACCTTCATCCCCAAGCTGCTGGCCATGTTCCTGGTACTGGTGCTGGCCGGGCCGTGGATGCTGACTACCCTGCTGGACTACATGACGCGGCTGTTCCAGAGCATCCCCAGCGTCATCGGCTGACCGCTGCCAACGCATGCTGACGTTCAGCGATACCCAGATCAGCGCATTTCTGGCCTACTTCCTGTGGCCGTTCGCACGTATTGTCGGCCTGATGCTGGCCGACCCGCTGCTGTCCTCGCGCAGCATTCCGCGCCGCTTCAAGGCCGGCTTCGCGTTGCTGCTCACCCTGCTGCTGGCGCCCATCCTGCCGCCGTTGCCGGCCATTCCGGTGTTGTCGGCGCCGGGCACGCTGCTGGTGGTGCAGCAGCTGCTGATCGGCATCATCATCGGTAGCGCGATGCGCATCGTGCTTACCGGGGTGGAAATGGCTGGCTTCCTGATGGGCACCCAGATGGGCCTGGGCTTTGCCATGTTCTTCGACCCGCAGCATTCGGCACAGGTGCCGGCGGTGTCGCGGGTGCTGTCCATCTTTGCCACCCTGGTGTTCTTGAGTTTTGACGGTCACCAGGTACTGCTGTCCGCCCTGGCCGACAGCTTCCAGAGCTTTCCCATTGGCACCACGCTGCCGCCGTCCAGCCTGCGCGAGGTGGCAATCTGGGGCGGCAAACTGTTTGCCTGGGGAGTGTGGCTGTCGCTGCCGGTGGTGGGCTGCCTGCTGGTGGTCAACCTGGCCATCGGCGTGATGACGCGGGCGGCGCCGCAGTTCAATATTTTCTCCTTTGGTTTTCCGCTGACGCTGATCATCGGCTTCATCGCGATGTACCTGAGTCTGCCGCTGCTGGAGCCGGCAATCAGCCAGCTTTACCGCGAAGCGTTCGACTTTGTTGCCACGCTGCTGAAGGCGCCCTAGCTTTTTGCTAGAATGTCGCGTCATTTATTTCTGGCTTGCCGCCCGGCAGGCTGCAAACCACAGATATACCGAGGCTTTTATGGCTGGCCACAGCAAATGGGCGAACATTAAGCACAAGAAAGAACGCGCCGACGCCAAGCGCGGCAAGATCTTTACCCGCCTGATCAAGGAAATCACCGTTGCCGCCAAGATGGGCGGCGCGGACATCGACACCAACCCGCGCCTGCGTCTGGCAGTGGACAAGGCCTGGGATGCCAACATGCCCAAGGACAACGTCCAGCGCGCCATCGACCGCGGCGCCGGCACCCTGGAAGGCGTGGACTACCTGGAATGCCGCTACGAGGGCTACGGCATCGGCGGCGCGGCGGTGATGGTGGATTGTCTGACCGACAACAAGACCCGTACCGTGGCCGACGTGCGCCATGCCTTCTCCAAGTACGG
This Vogesella sp. LIG4 DNA region includes the following protein-coding sequences:
- a CDS encoding FliH/SctL family protein gives rise to the protein MSNNNVIPAESLGQWKSWQFGELGEQPAAAQPQPESDPETSEPPAQGVSALEPAEGEAAPAEEAELEEAPLAYPTAAELEAIHQEAWQAGFDAGQQEGLQQGRAVGETSAQNEANARFAEHWQPLAAMQQSFEQQLQLLGEELSADVLVLAVELAERIVATRIEVDPEQMLPLLQQALEEIGQGLQQARIRANPADIEVIEAFAANAYPGVSWQWLPDEAVERGGCVIDTPQRKIDLGLPQRLQLLRRALGVQDE
- the fliI gene encoding flagellar protein export ATPase FliI; this translates as MSELLLDQRRFLQSCREAAAQVPLWQVQGQLVRVTGLVMEAIGLRLPVGSACTVEVAPGHQVEAEVVGFAEDRLFLMPLTNIQGLLPGTPVKPVVSFQPPDYQQSGVKPEVNGPLGRQVPVGTSLLGRVLDSLGRPLDGKGPVYPDAYFPLYSQPLNPLHRTPVHDVLDVGVKAINGLLTVGRGQRLGLFAGSGVGKSVLLGMMARFTRADVVVVGLIGERGREVKDFIENILGEEGLARSVVVAAPADMPPLMRLHGSAYATALAEYFRAQGLDVLLLMDSVTRYAMAQREIALAIGEPPVSKGYPPSVFAKLPQLIERAGNGEDGGGSITAFYTVLSEGDDQQDPIADSARAILDGHFVLSRELAESGHYPAIDIEQSISRVMVDVVSRSHMDSARRFKQLFSRYQRSRDLISVGAYVPGSDPMLDEAIRRHSQMVSFLTQSMHENVDFSACSNLLGETLAG
- the fliJ gene encoding flagellar export protein FliJ, translated to MSKFALLLRLANDRLDAAAERMRKAQQAQLQAQQMLQQLEGFIADYQQRMLQSGQAGMSIAQWQDYRLFMQKLDDAREQQLGQVELSAQRFMVEKQAWLQERRKLKSFEVLQKREEQRAALGQKRREQKTLDEFAARIKKS
- a CDS encoding flagellar hook-length control protein FliK; this encodes MAHAITSAKGLAVTLQAASAATGNAAGAGAQPNDNSVFSQLLTQLQPLMTANGSSLPQLDSLLADGKSGAAADKLLLSSTLSGDGQGTVDAASLAQMLQSMMAAAQPATAAEDAGRQQLPAAAGIAAQLESLPLTMQQSGQAGNLLHADVKPAATEQTTVSGASGLQQALKQLADSLQAAQSGAPAATPAASSGLAAAKGKEVLPDDVRLMFRAEGRLERDDTQPLDGKLLAGQAGALAAGSASQPVQTNPATQEISQPMTRDSSAWRQAFADKVSNMVQLKLDSASIKVTPEHLGPLDISISFDSQNKAQISVVAANHAAREIVASGLPQLGKMLEQSGIQLGNVEVSSQQQFARQQDQQWQGQQQGRQRQQQRDGYTPQADDMLAGAGAVDAAAAVGTSDQLSIRA
- the fliL gene encoding flagellar basal body-associated protein FliL — encoded protein: MAEKKEETKAPVAAAPAGGNKKLMIIVIVLLVVLLAAIGGLATYLILGQSHAPASASAAHAEEAKPKKEKKEGPPIFEKLDSFVVNLTGGPTAPMLQVEMQAELSNEEAKNNFKAYTPKIRSAVILLLSSKSEQELSTPDGKVKLRAQIKRIMNEAMDAADTEPVEGVMFTSFIIQQQ
- the fliM gene encoding flagellar motor switch protein FliM; this translates as MADEILSQEEVDALLRGVTGEEEDDGDSGDGSTIRSYDIGRQERIVRGRMPTLEIINERFARNLRIGFFNFIRRNAEISVGPVRVQKYSEFIRNLVVPTNLNLVHIKPLRGTGLLIFDPDLVFLVVDNLFGSDGRFHVRVEGRDFTPTEQRIIQKLLEVVFTEYQKAWEPVYPIEFGYIRSEMNTQFANIATPTEVVVAVTFHIELGAGGGDFHVCLPYSMVEPLRDLLASTMQADRTEVDNRWVNLMQRQVQAAEVELVATLAQAKITLGQILNLKEGDVVMVDVPEKIVADVSGIPVLSCTYGTVSGNYALKVEEILAGAHDLADMPNGENENG
- the fliN gene encoding flagellar motor switch protein FliN — encoded protein: MEGGGDDVMDDWAAAMAEQEQADSTAAEVKPATSLFQDFSAAAGAQSVPQNLDMILDIPVQLTVELGRTKIAIRNLLQLAQGSVVELDGLAGEPMDVLVNGCLIAQGEVVVVNDKFGIRLTDIITPAERLRRLQK
- the fliO gene encoding flagellar biosynthetic protein FliO; this translates as MLQVIFGLLLVLAAIVGIAWFFRRFSMGAMLGRIQPARVVSGVMVGPHERVVIVELAEEWLVLGVTSRNVNLLKTMPKPEGSDAGQPAANPPFAQWLATAMDKARKRQGDGDK
- the fliP gene encoding flagellar type III secretion system pore protein FliP (The bacterial flagellar biogenesis protein FliP forms a type III secretion system (T3SS)-type pore required for flagellar assembly.) codes for the protein MKWKLSFGLLLSLLPAAVWAAGLPMMTSTPAAGGGQNYSLSLQMLLLMTGLSFIPAMVLMMTAFTRIIIVLSLLRQALGTVQSPPNQVMIGLALFLTVFVMAPTLDEVYTKAWVPLSEDKISFQQAADEAAKPMKAFMLTQTREKDLAFFIEISKSPPPATKADVSLKTLVPAFAISELKTAFQIGFMIFIPFLIIDLVVASILMAMGMMMVSPVMISLPFKMMLFVLVDGWTLLMGSLVQSFGTH
- the fliQ gene encoding flagellar biosynthesis protein FliQ encodes the protein MTPETVINLVQNALYVLILVAAPPLAASLLVGLLVSILQAATQINEMTLTFIPKLLAMFLVLVLAGPWMLTTLLDYMTRLFQSIPSVIG
- the fliR gene encoding flagellar biosynthetic protein FliR — encoded protein: MLTFSDTQISAFLAYFLWPFARIVGLMLADPLLSSRSIPRRFKAGFALLLTLLLAPILPPLPAIPVLSAPGTLLVVQQLLIGIIIGSAMRIVLTGVEMAGFLMGTQMGLGFAMFFDPQHSAQVPAVSRVLSIFATLVFLSFDGHQVLLSALADSFQSFPIGTTLPPSSLREVAIWGGKLFAWGVWLSLPVVGCLLVVNLAIGVMTRAAPQFNIFSFGFPLTLIIGFIAMYLSLPLLEPAISQLYREAFDFVATLLKAP
- a CDS encoding YebC/PmpR family DNA-binding transcriptional regulator, which produces MAGHSKWANIKHKKERADAKRGKIFTRLIKEITVAAKMGGADIDTNPRLRLAVDKAWDANMPKDNVQRAIDRGAGTLEGVDYLECRYEGYGIGGAAVMVDCLTDNKTRTVADVRHAFSKYGGNMGTDGCVAFQFTHCGSLLFAPGVDEDALMEAALEAGADDVVTNDDGSLEVLTPPYEFPLIKAALEKAGFKAEGGEVTMRPQNETELTGDDAVRMQKLLDALEDLDDVQEVYTSAVLDD